The following are from one region of the Marinomonas sp. CT5 genome:
- a CDS encoding ATP synthase subunit I has product METKKPRRASEIISAKKKAIFRFLLLQLLLTFFVSLGIFYIAGGLYGYSFILGALTSILPSIYMAWRIFGYKGTRPAKDVVRSFYRGEAGKLAMTVVLLSLVFLLIKPLAAGAFFAGFGGAILSHWLSPIMLRNA; this is encoded by the coding sequence ATGGAGACAAAAAAGCCAAGGCGCGCGAGTGAAATTATTAGCGCAAAAAAGAAGGCTATATTTCGTTTCCTTTTATTACAATTATTACTCACTTTTTTTGTTTCTTTGGGAATTTTTTACATTGCTGGTGGTCTGTATGGGTACTCATTTATATTGGGGGCTTTGACCAGCATTTTACCGAGTATTTATATGGCTTGGCGGATTTTCGGGTACAAAGGAACTCGCCCAGCAAAGGATGTTGTTAGATCATTCTATCGAGGAGAAGCCGGTAAATTGGCTATGACAGTGGTTTTATTGTCGCTGGTTTTTCTTCTGATTAAACCGTTAGCTGCAGGGGCTTTCTTTGCAGGTTTTGGTGGCGCAATTTTGAGTCATTGGCTCAGCCCTATCATGCTTAGAAATGCCTAG
- a CDS encoding F0F1 ATP synthase subunit B gives MNLNLTLLGQAISFAIFVWFCMKYVWPPVITALEERSKKIADGLEAANRASRDLELAQEQAAQILRESKENAAEIIEQANKRANQMVDEAKEQVIADGKRLREAAQAEIEQDVMRAKEALRAQVSVLAFAGAEKILGATIDEKAHSEIVEQLAKEL, from the coding sequence GTGAACTTAAATCTCACACTTCTAGGCCAAGCTATATCGTTTGCGATTTTTGTCTGGTTCTGCATGAAATATGTATGGCCACCAGTTATTACTGCGCTCGAAGAGCGCAGTAAAAAAATTGCGGACGGTTTGGAAGCAGCGAATCGTGCTTCACGTGATCTAGAGTTGGCACAAGAACAAGCCGCTCAAATTTTACGTGAAAGCAAAGAAAACGCGGCCGAGATAATTGAACAAGCCAACAAACGTGCGAACCAAATGGTCGACGAGGCAAAAGAGCAGGTGATTGCTGATGGCAAGCGTCTGCGCGAAGCAGCTCAAGCAGAGATCGAACAAGACGTAATGCGTGCTAAAGAAGCATTGCGTGCTCAAGTGTCCGTTCTTGCATTTGCTGGTGCCGAGAAGATCTTGGGAGCCACCATTGACGAAAAAGCACATAGCGAGATCGTTGAACAGCTCGCCAAAGAGCTTTAA
- the atpE gene encoding F0F1 ATP synthase subunit C, giving the protein METVVGLTAIAVALLIGLGALGTAIGFGILGGKFLEGAARQPEMVPMLQVKMFIVAGLLDAVTMIGVGIALFFTFANPFVALVAG; this is encoded by the coding sequence ATGGAAACTGTAGTTGGTCTTACTGCGATTGCTGTAGCCCTTCTAATCGGTCTAGGTGCCCTAGGTACTGCGATTGGTTTTGGTATCTTGGGTGGAAAATTCTTGGAAGGCGCTGCGCGTCAACCAGAAATGGTTCCAATGCTGCAAGTTAAAATGTTCATCGTAGCGGGTCTTCTAGATGCCGTAACAATGATCGGTGTAGGTATCGCATTGTTCTTCACTTTCGCGAATCCTTTTGTTGCTTTGGTCGCTGGTTAA
- a CDS encoding ParB/RepB/Spo0J family partition protein, with amino-acid sequence MTMKKRGLGRGLDALLAPQSTPTNEADSDSNSEQIKGLTYLPVEWLSKGKFQPRRDMNPAQLEDLASSIRTQGIMQPIVVRPNGHNQYEIIAGERRWRAAKLADLTQVPVIVRHVEDADAVVLALIENIQREDLNPVEEALALQRLVEDFHLTQQEVADTVGKSRSTVANLLRLLGLTPEVRRLLEHGDIEMGHARALLPLEHDKQIQAASQVVTKSLSVRETERLVKNFQVTEKNQDNKPPLPDLSAEAERISQKINAAVKIQPSAKGKGKLVIEYRNPEHLELLISELLEGK; translated from the coding sequence ATGACGATGAAAAAAAGAGGTCTAGGTCGTGGCTTAGATGCATTATTGGCACCACAATCAACGCCAACCAATGAGGCTGATAGTGATTCTAATAGTGAACAAATAAAAGGCCTGACTTATTTACCTGTGGAATGGCTTTCTAAAGGTAAATTTCAACCTCGTCGTGACATGAATCCTGCGCAATTAGAAGATTTAGCTTCATCAATCCGAACTCAAGGCATTATGCAGCCTATTGTTGTGCGTCCAAATGGCCACAATCAGTATGAAATTATTGCTGGCGAGCGTCGTTGGCGAGCGGCCAAATTAGCGGATTTAACACAAGTGCCGGTTATTGTTCGGCATGTTGAAGATGCCGATGCTGTGGTTCTTGCATTGATTGAAAACATTCAACGTGAAGACCTAAATCCAGTGGAAGAAGCACTGGCATTACAGCGTTTAGTTGAAGACTTTCATCTTACACAACAAGAAGTGGCCGATACTGTCGGTAAATCTCGTTCTACGGTTGCTAACTTATTACGACTATTAGGCTTAACCCCTGAAGTTCGTCGTCTTCTCGAGCATGGTGATATTGAAATGGGTCATGCGCGAGCGTTATTGCCTCTAGAACACGATAAGCAAATTCAAGCCGCATCACAGGTAGTGACAAAATCTTTGTCTGTTCGTGAGACTGAGAGATTAGTTAAAAATTTTCAAGTCACAGAAAAAAATCAAGATAACAAACCTCCTCTGCCTGATTTGAGTGCAGAAGCAGAACGCATTAGCCAAAAGATTAATGCCGCGGTAAAAATACAACCTTCTGCCAAAGGTAAAGGCAAGTTGGTTATTGAATACCGCAACCCTGAACACCTAGAGCTCTTGATCAGTGAATTGCTTGAAGGGAAATGA
- the atpB gene encoding F0F1 ATP synthase subunit A, whose protein sequence is MGIESPTASSYIKHHLQNLTFGQHPDGTWGLAHDAKEAADMGFWAIHVDTMAISIALGLLFLWLFRKAAKKISTDTPSGLQNFVELMVEFVDGSVKETFHGKSKVIAPLSLTIFVWVFLMNFMDLIPVDFLPATAQWIGATLFGADPHHVYFKFVPTTDINATLGMSLSVFVLIVFYSIKVKGISGFVGELTLQPFGKWMIPFNLLLEGVGLLAKPVSLALRLFGNLYAGELIFILIAILPWGLQWALSVPWAIFHILIIVLQAFIFMMLTIVYLSMAHEDH, encoded by the coding sequence ATGGGTATTGAAAGTCCAACAGCTTCTTCATATATAAAGCATCACCTTCAGAATTTGACCTTTGGTCAACATCCTGATGGTACATGGGGTCTTGCCCATGATGCTAAAGAAGCAGCAGATATGGGATTCTGGGCAATTCATGTAGACACTATGGCGATTTCGATTGCTTTGGGGTTATTGTTTTTGTGGTTGTTCCGTAAAGCAGCAAAGAAAATTTCGACAGATACACCGTCTGGTCTACAGAACTTTGTAGAGTTGATGGTTGAGTTTGTTGATGGCAGCGTCAAAGAAACCTTTCATGGTAAGAGCAAGGTCATTGCACCCCTGTCTCTAACCATTTTTGTCTGGGTTTTCTTGATGAACTTCATGGATTTGATCCCTGTAGACTTCTTGCCTGCGACAGCTCAATGGATTGGTGCGACCTTATTTGGTGCTGATCCTCATCATGTGTATTTCAAATTTGTTCCAACAACAGATATTAATGCCACATTAGGCATGTCACTTTCTGTGTTTGTTTTGATTGTTTTTTATAGCATCAAAGTGAAAGGCATTAGTGGATTTGTTGGTGAACTGACGTTACAGCCATTTGGCAAATGGATGATCCCTTTCAACTTATTGCTTGAAGGTGTTGGTCTACTTGCGAAACCTGTTTCATTAGCATTGCGATTGTTCGGTAACTTGTATGCTGGTGAATTGATCTTTATTTTGATTGCTATATTGCCATGGGGTCTACAATGGGCTCTGTCTGTGCCATGGGCAATCTTCCATATTTTGATCATCGTGCTTCAAGCCTTCATCTTTATGATGTTGACTATTGTTTACTTAAGTATGGCGCACGAAGATCACTAA
- a CDS encoding F0F1 ATP synthase subunit delta codes for MAELKTVARPYAKAVFEVAREQGHITEWADMLNVLATVTVEPKLKTALENPAFSAEEKANALADVCAEVTTEQGKAFLLALAVNKRLALLPAISELFLQFKLNFEKAVNVEFTSAFELTAEQTQALAASLTKKLDRTVNLTSETDASLIGGVVIRTGDLIIDGSVRGKLAKLAEAINS; via the coding sequence ATGGCTGAATTAAAAACAGTCGCGCGACCGTACGCTAAAGCGGTTTTTGAAGTTGCTAGAGAACAAGGCCACATTACTGAGTGGGCTGATATGTTAAACGTATTAGCTACTGTAACAGTTGAGCCTAAGCTTAAAACAGCACTTGAAAATCCTGCTTTTAGTGCGGAAGAGAAGGCAAACGCTCTAGCGGACGTTTGTGCAGAAGTAACAACTGAGCAAGGTAAAGCATTTTTGTTGGCCTTGGCTGTGAATAAGCGTCTAGCGCTTCTTCCTGCTATCTCTGAGTTATTTTTACAGTTCAAACTGAATTTTGAAAAAGCCGTAAATGTTGAATTTACGTCTGCATTTGAATTAACAGCTGAACAAACACAAGCATTAGCCGCTTCACTGACTAAAAAGTTGGACCGTACTGTCAACTTAACCAGTGAAACAGACGCGAGCCTAATTGGTGGCGTGGTTATCCGTACCGGTGACTTAATCATCGACGGTTCAGTACGCGGTAAATTAGCGAAACTAGCCGAGGCGATAAACTCCTAG